The following proteins are co-located in the Triticum aestivum cultivar Chinese Spring chromosome 1A, IWGSC CS RefSeq v2.1, whole genome shotgun sequence genome:
- the LOC123052716 gene encoding em protein H5: protein MASGQQERSELDRMAREGETVVPGGTGGKSLEAQEHLADGRSRGGETRKEQLGEEGYREMGHKGGETRKEQLGEEGYREMGRKGGLSTMEESGGERAAREGIEIDESKFKTKS, encoded by the exons ATGGCTTCCGGTCAGCAGGAGAGGTCGGAGCTGGACCGCATGGCCCGCGAGGGGGAGACCGTCGTCCCCGGCGGCACCGGTGGGAAGAGCCTCGAGGCGCAGGAGCACCTCGCCGACG GGCGCAGCCGCGGCGGGGAGACTCGGAAGGAGCAGCTCGGGGAGGAGGGGTACCGCGAGATGGGGCACAAGGGCGGGGAGACTCGCAAGGAGCAGCTCGGGGAGGAGGGGTACCGCGAGATGGGGCGCAAGGGCGGGCTGAGCACCATGGAGGAGTCTGGTGGCGAGCGCGCCGCCAGGGAGGGCATCGAGATCGATGAGTCCAAGTTCAAGACCAAGTCCTAA
- the LOC543480 gene encoding em protein H2, translated as MASGQQERSQLDRKAREGETVVPGGTGGKSLEAQQNLAEGRSRGGQTRREQMGEEGYSEMGRKGGLSTNDESGGERAAREGIDIDESKFKTKS; from the exons ATGGCTTCCGGCCAGCAGGAGAGGTCGCAGCTGGACCGCAAGGCCCGCGAGGGCGAGACCGTCGTCCCCGGCGGCACCGGCGGGAAGTCCCTCGAGGCGCAGCAGAACCTCGCCGAAG GGCGCAGCCGTGGCGGGCAGACTCGCAGGGAGCAGATGGGGGAGGAGGGGTACAGCGAGATGGGTCGCAAGGGCGGGCTGAGCACCAACGACGAGTCCGGCGGCGAGCGCGCGGCCAGGGAGGGCATCGACATCGACGAGTCCAAGTTCAAGACCAAGTCCTAG